The Geothrix sp. DNA segment GTCACACCGAAGTGGGTGGCCACCGCGTTGACGGTGACGGCCTGGGTTCCCGTGATGGAACCGCTCACCGTGTCCGTCGCGGTGAGGGACTGGGAGCCGGCGGACTTCAGCGTGGCCGAGAAGGTGTGCGTTCCGCTGTCAGCGCCCGCAAAGGTGTAATCACCCGGGAGGGTTGCTGCGGCATCGCTGCTGGTGAAGTGGACGGTTCCCGCATACCCGGGGACCGGATTGTTCGACGCATCCAGGGCCGTGATGGTGAAGGTGTGGGAAGTGCCCGCTGTGGTGGGGTTCGTGAACCCCGTCACGCCGAAGTGGGTGGCCACCGCGTTGACGGTGACGGCCTGGGTTCCCGTGATGGAACCGCTCACCGTGTCCGTCGCGGTGAGGGACTGGGAGCCGGCGGTCTTCAGCGTGGCCGAGAAGGTGTGCGTTCCGCTGTCAGCGCCCGCAAAGGTGTAATCACCCGGGAGGGTGGCTGCGGCATCGCTGCTGGTGAAGTGGACGGTTCCCGCATACCCGGGGACCGGATTGTTCGACGCATCCAGGGCCGTGACGGTGAAGGTGTGGGAAGTGCCCGCTGCGGTGGGGTTCGTGAATCCCGCAACGCTGAAGTGGGTGGCCGCCGGGGCGGTCACTGTCAACATGGCGGTGCTGCTCAGAATCGACTGACTGGTGCCATTCAGGGTGTTGGTGACCAGCACCGTGTAGCTGCCCGCATCCGTGAGGGCCACGGGGTTGAGGGTGAGCGTGGCCGAGGTCTTCCCGGCGAGGTCTGCCCCGCCCTTCTTCCACTGGTAGGTCAGGGTGCCGTTGCCCGTGGCCCCGATGCTGAAGGCGGCGCTGCCCCCTTCGGTGACCGACTGGCTAGCGGGCTGGGTCCCGATCACGGGCGCCGTGGCGGCGGGATTCACCGTCAGGGTGGCGACGCTGCTGAGGGTCGCCTGACTGGTGCCATTCAGGGTGTTGGTGACCAGCACCGTGTAGCTGCCCGCATCCGTGAGGGCCACGGGGTTGAGGGTGAGCGTGGCCGAGGTCTTCCCGGCGAGGTCTGCCCCGCCCTTCTTCCACTGGTAGGTCAGGGTGCCGTTGCCCGTGGCCCCGATGCTGAAGGCGGCGCTGCCCCCTTCGGTGATGGCCTGGCTGGCGGGCTGGGTCCCGATCACGGGCGCCGTGGCGGCGGGATTCACCGTCAGGGTGGCGACGCTGCTGAGGGTCGCCTGGCTGGTGCCATTCAGGGTGTTGGTGACCAACACCGTGTAGCTGCCCGCATCCGTGAGGGCCACGGGGTTGAGGGTGAGCGTGGCCGAGGTCTTCCCGGCGAGGTCTGCCCCGCCCTTCTTCCACTGGTAGGTCAGGGTGCCGTTGCCCGTGGCCCCGATGCTGAAAGCGGCGCTGCCCCCTTCGGTGATGGCCTGGCTGGCGGGCTGGGTGGAGATGACCGGAACTGTGGCTGCAGGTGTCGGCGCGGGGTTGGACCCGCCACCGCCGCCACAGGCCGGACCGAGAACCAGGGTACCCGCCAGGAAGAAACAGGCCACCCACCGGCCCAGGAAGCGTGTCTGGAACATGGTCATCTCCGGAGGCGGCCGTCGGTCAAGGCCACGAAGGCGCCAGGGGACCCGATGGGCCGGGCCCCCTGGCGATGGTGCAGTTGGTCAGGCTACTGGTTGGCCGGAGCCACCACCTGATAGACGGAAACCTTGGTGTCTGGTGGAACGTTCACCCGAACTACTTGTTGGCAGGAGCGACAGCCGTGTAGACCGAATTGCCAGAAGTCAGCACGAGGTCACCCGTCGAAGTGATGGAGATTCCCTGGGGGGAGAACACGTAGCCACCCGTGAGATTGCCGGGATCCCCGGTGGTGCGGTCGCTGTTCAGCAGGCCCATGCGTTGCCCGTAGTAGTTCGGGGCGATCGTGCTGGTGGGGGTTCCGACCAGGGTGGCCACATTGTTGCTGTTGCCAGTATCGATCACCCGGATGGCGTTGTTGGCGGTATCCGTCACATAGACATACCCATTCCCGTCTGCGACAAGGCCGACGGGCGTCTTGAAGGTGGCCGTGGCGGCGGTACCATCGAGGAAAGCGCCAGTGGGCGTGGTGCCCGCCGCAACGCCCACGATGGCCAGGGCGCCGCCGGACAGGTCGAAGGACTTGACCTGGTTGGTGCCCGTGAAGGCTACCCACAGGGTCTTGGTCGCGCCGGCCTGGATGGCAATGCCAGTGGGGGTGCCGGACCCACCGGTGACGAGGACACTGGTGGCATTGGCGTTGGCGAGGTCCACCTTGTAGACGTTGTTGGCGGTGAAGTCCGTGAAGTACAGGTTCGTCCCATCCACGACCATGCCCTGGACGTTCAGGCTGGCCGCGGCCGGGAAGGTGCCGGTGAGCGTGAAGCTGAGGTCCTCCGTGAAGAAGGGCTGCCCTGAAATGGGCGTGAAGCGGCGGATCTTCTTGGTGGTTCCGGTATCGGCCACGAAGAGGGCCGTGAGCGCTCCCGTCCCGTCCACCTGGGCCGCGAGACCCTTCGGACTGAAGAAGATGATCGCGTTGCTGTTAGTGTCCTTCATCGTCGTCACTGTGCCATCCGCGGCGATGATGCGGACGAGGTTGTTGCCCGTATCGGCGACGAAGGTCTTGCTTCCGCCAGGCAGCGTGGCGAGGTTGGCGCCCGTCGTCAGGCTTCCGGTGGCCAGGCTGCTGAAGCGGAACTGGGCGACAGCGCCAAGGCCGTCCATGTTTCCGTAGATCCGGGGACCACCGGCGAAGGCGTAGTTCTGGTTGGCCGGATCCTCCACGGTGAAAGCCGTTCCGGCCTTGGGGAATCCGTTGGCGTCCATCCCGGAAATGCTGACGCAGCGCACGGATTGGGTATAGAAGAGGCCCGTTTCCGCGTCCGCGACATAAAGCTTTGATCCATCGCTGCTGAGGGTGATGCCATAGGGATAGGCGATGGTCGCGACGGTGTTGGCCGCGGTCGGCAGGCCCCCATCCAGGGTCTGAGCCGCATTCTGGTACCCGGTCGTGTAGGTACCGGCCTTGCCGACCACGGTGATCAGGGCTCCCGCATAGGTCCCACCGGCCGGCACCATGCGGATGGCAGCATTGTCACGGTCAGACATGTAGAGGTTGCCCTTGGCATCCACCGCGACGGCCATGGCGGTCTTGAGGGTGCCGGTGGTGGCGGTCAGGCTGTCCGCGAACCCGGCCGTCCCCGTGCCGGCGTAAAGGGAGACGGTCGGCGTGGCCGGGGCCAAGTCCACCTTGGCGATCTTGTTCGTGCCGATGATGTAGAGGAGCTTCCGTCCCCCGTTGAAGTCCTTGGCCATCTGTCCGGCCGAGTTGGCGGCGATGACGGACGTGATGTCCAGGATCTGGGTGGGCGCGGGGCTCGCGGCCTTGAGGTCCATGCTGTAGAGGTAGGTGTTTGGGGTGCTGTAGGTGACGCAATACATGATCTGATTGCTGTCGATCACGAGGCCATTGGCATTCAACGTGAAATTCGGCATCACGCTCGGGGTGTAGGTTCCGTCCGCGTTCCGGGCCAGCTTCAGCAGGCGGCGGGTGGTATAGGTTTCACCGCTCACGTAGACATCGCCGGTGACGGGATCCACGGCGACGGCCCGCGGGTTGGACATGGTGGTGGCGACCAGGTTGTCGGTCGCGGCGCCCTGGACGCCCGGGGTTCCACCGATGGTGCGGACCTTCCGGTCGGAGCTGATCCGGCGGAGGGAGTGGGCGGAGTATTCGCCCGCGAAGATGGCTCCGTTGTCGGCCGGATAGTCGCTCATGGTGAGGACCTGGGTGCGGTAGAAGCGCGCCGTGGAGGTCCCCTTGGAATCGGGATCCCCGTCCAGCGTGCCCCGGCCGCTGCCGTAGGAGCCGGCCACGTGGTACAGGTCGCGCTGGGCCACGAACCCGGTCTTGGTGGCGCTCTTCAGATCATTCTGGGCAGTCAGGGTGTAGGTCTGGCGGCCGGGCAGGAGGTTGGTGACGGTGAAGGAACGGGCAGCGCCCGACAGGTCGCCGCTGATCTTGGTTCCGGCGGGATCCTTGACGAACTGGGTGACGGGAACGCCACTGGTGATGGACCAGGTGATGGGGGCCTGGGTGCTGCCGAAGGGGACCACGGCGGGGCCGAAGCTCCCGATGGTGATGTCACCGGCATCCACGTGGACCGTGGCCGTGGTGGTGAAGTCACCGGGCTGCACGGTCATGGTGTAGACCTGGGTCGCCGTGGGCGCCGTGAGATTGAAGGTGCCCGTGGTCGTGGAGGGCGTGTAGGGCGTGGGCTGGACCGTGGGTGTGATGGTGAAGCTGGTGACGCTGGGATTCACGGACCAGGTGAGCACCACCGTGCCTCCCGGGCCGGCGGGGTTACCCGCGCTGGTGGGGGAGCTGAGGCTGAAGGCGGGGGCGGGGTTCACCAGGATGGAAAGCGTGCCATCCACGAAACCGCCGCTGTTGGTGGCCCGGACGATGATGTGGGAAGTGTGCGGGAGGCTGACGGCTTCGTTGGGGGTTCCGCTGATGGCCCCGGTGGAGCTGCTCAGGGAGAGTCCATTGGGCAGGGGATCGCTGGTCGGAGCCAGGGCGAAGGTGCTCAGGCCCGGCTGGGCGGAGCCCAACAGGATCGGCACGGCGGCCGCGGCCATGGGCACCGTGTTGAAGAGGGACACGGAGGCCGGATTGTAGGTGAGGCTGGTGGGAGCGGTGTCCTTCAGGGTGAAGGAACGGGTGCCGGTGGTGATGGTATTGGCCGCGTTCTTCACATCACAGGTGAGCTGAAGGACCGTGCCTACGGTGCTGCCGGCCGTGAAGCTGAACGTGTTGGCCGTGGCGGCACTGACGGCCGTTCCACCGGCAATGGACCACTTGTAGGTACAGCCGGCCTGGGCGGGGACGGAGGCCGTCAGCCCGGTGGTGCCGATGGTGAGCGTGGAGGCCGGGTCGGCGCTGGTGGTGATGGTGGCATCCGCGAGGCCGGGGATCGCGATCTGGACCTGGCTGTTGACAGCCACGCCCTTCGCATTGGTCACCGTCAAGGTGTAGGTCGTGGGCGTGGTGATGGGCCCCACGGGGACCGGGACATTGGTCGTCACGGAGAGGTTGCCAGGCGTGATGACGGCTGTTCCGCCAGTCACGGCGAAGGTCCCACGGAGGTAGATGGAAGACCCGCTCACGATGGAGATGGTGGTGCCGGTCTTTGGCGGCTCGGGGCTCGTGGGGTCGGGCAGAGTGAAGGTCTTGTCCTTGCATGCGAGGAAGGAGGAGATGGCGGGCGCGGGATCCTTGTAGGAGCTGGGATTCGAGGCGCAGCCTGTGTGCAGGGCGGCAAGGCCGAGGCCCATGGACAGGGCCAGCAGGATCCTGCCGGACCTCTGGCGCAGTGAGTGGATGGACATGCGGACTCCTGAATGGCGCAGGGCAGAGTGGAGGGGATTCATGCCAGCCTCCTAGAACCGGGCCTTGAGGGTGAACTGGACTTCGCGGGATCGGTTGTCCGGGGAATCAATGGCCCCGAAGTACGGATTCACGCTCCCCGAGGACAGGGTGTACTGGGTCTGGCGGGTGTACTGGTTGGCCCAGTTGAAGACGTTGTAGACGTCGATGGTCCCCTCCAGGGAGAGGGCCCGGGTGACCCGGAACGGTCGGGAGAGCCTCAGGTCGAAGGTCTTCTCGCTGGGCTGGCGATGGGAGTTGCGGCCATTCACCGTATCGATGTACTTTCCGTCGCCGTTCTGGTCGGCGTAGTAGATCCCGTTCCAGGGCCGGCCGGTGGTGTAGGTCGTGATGCCCGACAGCCGGATGCCGAAGAAGGTGGGGGCGAACCAGGCCAGGGTGGCGCGGAAGGCGTGGTCGTTGTCGCTCAGGGCCCAGGAGGACAGGGGATCCGCCGGATTCTCCGTGAGGGCGTTGGTGGAGGTGAGGGTGGCCCGCTCGTTGGAGTTGTTGTCCTCGGCCTTGGCGAAGGTCAGGCTGCTCTTGAAGCCCCAGCCGCTGCCGGGCTTCCGGCCAGCTTCCAGCACCACGCTGCGGTACCGCCCCTCGCCGTCATACTTGGAGAGGATCACGTCGCCGAAACCGCTGAGATCCAGGGCGCGGCCACGGACGATGGCACGCCCAGGGCGCGCGCCCGTGGAGAACCGGTTCCAGGTCGAGGGGTAGCCGTCGTTGTAGATCGCGGTGGGATCCACGGTGCTGGTCCCCGGCGCCATCTGGCCCAGGTTGATGTTCACGGCGTACTGAAGGTTGTTGAACTTCTTGTAGGTGCCGCGGATCCCCACGGTAAAGCCGTTGCCCAGATCCTGCTCGACGCCCAGGGAGGTCGCTCGGGCCTGGGTCATCTTGGCCTCGGGATCGATGATGGTGGGCACGATGGTGTCCACCTTGAGGTTGGGATCGGTCAGCAGGGTGCTGGTGGGAATGCGGGT contains these protein-coding regions:
- a CDS encoding putative Ig domain-containing protein, yielding MSIHSLRQRSGRILLALSMGLGLAALHTGCASNPSSYKDPAPAISSFLACKDKTFTLPDPTSPEPPKTGTTISIVSGSSIYLRGTFAVTGGTAVITPGNLSVTTNVPVPVGPITTPTTYTLTVTNAKGVAVNSQVQIAIPGLADATITTSADPASTLTIGTTGLTASVPAQAGCTYKWSIAGGTAVSAATANTFSFTAGSTVGTVLQLTCDVKNAANTITTGTRSFTLKDTAPTSLTYNPASVSLFNTVPMAAAAVPILLGSAQPGLSTFALAPTSDPLPNGLSLSSSTGAISGTPNEAVSLPHTSHIIVRATNSGGFVDGTLSILVNPAPAFSLSSPTSAGNPAGPGGTVVLTWSVNPSVTSFTITPTVQPTPYTPSTTTGTFNLTAPTATQVYTMTVQPGDFTTTATVHVDAGDITIGSFGPAVVPFGSTQAPITWSITSGVPVTQFVKDPAGTKISGDLSGAARSFTVTNLLPGRQTYTLTAQNDLKSATKTGFVAQRDLYHVAGSYGSGRGTLDGDPDSKGTSTARFYRTQVLTMSDYPADNGAIFAGEYSAHSLRRISSDRKVRTIGGTPGVQGAATDNLVATTMSNPRAVAVDPVTGDVYVSGETYTTRRLLKLARNADGTYTPSVMPNFTLNANGLVIDSNQIMYCVTYSTPNTYLYSMDLKAASPAPTQILDITSVIAANSAGQMAKDFNGGRKLLYIIGTNKIAKVDLAPATPTVSLYAGTGTAGFADSLTATTGTLKTAMAVAVDAKGNLYMSDRDNAAIRMVPAGGTYAGALITVVGKAGTYTTGYQNAAQTLDGGLPTAANTVATIAYPYGITLSSDGSKLYVADAETGLFYTQSVRCVSISGMDANGFPKAGTAFTVEDPANQNYAFAGGPRIYGNMDGLGAVAQFRFSSLATGSLTTGANLATLPGGSKTFVADTGNNLVRIIAADGTVTTMKDTNSNAIIFFSPKGLAAQVDGTGALTALFVADTGTTKKIRRFTPISGQPFFTEDLSFTLTGTFPAAASLNVQGMVVDGTNLYFTDFTANNVYKVDLANANATSVLVTGGSGTPTGIAIQAGATKTLWVAFTGTNQVKSFDLSGGALAIVGVAAGTTPTGAFLDGTAATATFKTPVGLVADGNGYVYVTDTANNAIRVIDTGNSNNVATLVGTPTSTIAPNYYGQRMGLLNSDRTTGDPGNLTGGYVFSPQGISITSTGDLVLTSGNSVYTAVAPANK